In the genome of Succinivibrio dextrinosolvens, the window ATAATTACTCTCTTTGTCTTCTGTCGTGAGTACTATAGTATTCAGACTTAGCTGCATACATTTTTCTATCTGCACTTTTAAGTGATTCATCAAGCTTTCGAGAATCGTCACACCATTCAAAACCGATAGATAAGGATTCGCTATTTCCAATCTTAGAGGCTTCAAGAAGATTATCACGAATTGATTCAAATGAACCTATAGAAATATTTGGAATAATAGCGATAAATTCATCGCCTCCATTTCTATAGACATTATTTTCTCCGCAGAATCTGAAGAGCAGATTTACAGCTCCACGAATTGCCTCATCGCCAGAAGCGTGGCCTTGATTATCATTAATAAGCTTAAGTCCATTAAGGTCAGCAAAGACAATTCCAAGCTTAGATGATACCTTCTTAAGTTCAGCAATTCTTTCAAACAGGGCGTTACGGCTCCCCGCTCCAGTAAGTGAATCATGGGAACTTAATCGTTCTAGTTTTTCAAGAGAAAGGCTTAAGGCCATTCGGTCAGCAATGAAGTAGGAAACTGTTTCCAGTAGTCGTCTGGTATCGACCAGTTCATCTGCACGATAGTTCTCCGCTACAAGATAGCCTGAAAGTTTACCGTCGTTATAAAGAGGTGAAGCTATAAAGTTATTGATCTTAAGCTTCTTTAGGAAACCATAGAGTTTTGGACTGAATTCTGCTACCACTTCAGTATCATGGACCACAATACTGGATTCATTAAACAGAATCTTCTCCCAGTAGCTGATAGCGTGATAATCAAATTTTCTGCGAGAGAATATATTTGATTCAATCCCCCTTCTACACCATTCGAAAGTCCTTGAAACCTCCCACCCGTCTATATCAAAAATGGACAACCTATCAGGATGAATAACCTTGCCAAGACATTCAAAGGAATTAGTAATGCCAACTTTTATGTTAGTCTCACTGTTTAAGATTCTTGCAATTCTGATAATACAATCATCCGTGGTCTTACCGCGAGTAAGTCTGTCGTAATTTTTCTTATCTTCATCAATAATGGTAAACATTACTGCACAGCAGCCTGGTTTTGATGCAGGTGAACAGTAGAATTGAAGCCAGTGATGAACTGTATCTGAGAATACTCTGCCAGAAGCTATTTCTCCCAAGCTGGCTCGCTTGGTGAACTGTATCCACTGAACATCAGCCGTAGGAAAGTTTTCTCTATAGGTATGCCCCATCAGCTCTTCCATCGTTTTTCCTGCAATTTCACAGTATTTGCTGTTTACATACATGTATTGCAGATCAACAACTCTATCCTCTTCTACAATTGGATGAACCAAAGCATAAGGAAGAGGTAAATCAGCATGAAGATCAAATTGAGAAATGTTCTTTAAGGAGGCTCTTCCCTGACTTGATCTCATGCGTTTGGAGGCTAGTTCCATTACCTTCTGTGAATTTGAAGCTTCAGAGCCCTTAGCAATACCCAGATCTGCCGTCAAAGAGCATTTATGAGAATCTACTTTTCGAATCTTACTGATTTCATCTTTAAGCTTCTGTAGAAGTTTTGAAAGTCTGTCATAGCTGTCACGGTAACAGATGATAAATCTGCCAGACTGAAGTCGTCCCAAAGAAGTCATAGGAGTGAATACAGATTTAATTTTTTCAGCAATTTTCTTTAAGACCTTCTCGGAAAAAGCCAGACCGAATTCCCGTCTTAGCATTGTAACCGCAGTAACATCGCAGAGAATTATGGTATAGTCACGGTTGTGATCACGAAGCTCATTCTCCATTCCAAACAGAGCAATCAGAATACCTCTGGAATTCATAAAACCGGTTGCCGGATCAATAAATCTTGAATTCTGAACAGAATCATTATTCTCTTTCTCGGATAGCTCAATGAAATACCCCATCAGCCCGACAATTTTACCTTTTTTATAAATTGGGAATTTAGTGGCAGAAATAGGCTTAAGAACGCCATTAACCACGCATTCTCCATCAGAATTTCTGATAATAAGACCCTTTTTTAGAACATTCAGCTCATCCTGTCTGTATGGAGCATTATTAGTATGCCATCCTATCTCTTCATCATTTTTACCCTTAATCTCCTCAAAAGATTTGATATTGAAGTAATCAAGGAAAGATTTGCTTACGCCTACAAAACGACGCTGAGCGTCTTTCCAGAAAAACTTCACATGGCTCTGTTCCATCATGGTTCGCCATAAAAGAGCATCCTTAGCAACAGAAGCTCCAGAGGATGAATTATCATCAAAGCCAAAATAACGGTTTACAGTCGAAACAATATCCTCCTGATACCCCATGGAAGAAGCCTTGATACAGACAAACATCTCCTTGTTATCTGTTTCAGGTACAGTGACAATAATGAAATCCTTCCATTCATAGTTACCATCAGTCCTTTTAATTCTGAAAGAATCCTCATAGAAGCCACGATTATACTTATTGATTCTCTCTAACAGATAATCCTTAGTCGTAAATTGACGATAGCGCTCAAGATCATCAGGGTAAATATGGCGGACTGAATAGTTGGAGTAAAACTGCTTTAAGCCATAAAGAACTTCTCCACTTTTCTCGGTAGGAATGTCACTGAAGAGCACTGTTCTTGAATCAGTATTCATATTCACTAGGTAAATACTGTCAAAGACGGAAATAATATTTCTAAGTGTATTGTCAAGCAGCTTATTCTGATTCATGGCAAAATCATAGTTAACTGCATCTATATGGGCCAACAGCAGAGAGTAGTTACGGTTTTTTACTACCTGCTCAAAGGAAAACAGATAATAACGACCTCTGTCCACAAAAATCATTTTCTCCTCATCGCCATTGACAATTGCTCTTCTGGCAAGGTTTCTGAATTTTCTGCTTAAAACAGAATCAGAGGAGTTCATGTTTATTCTAATGGCATCAGAATCGGAAATCTTATCTGACGTGATAATATCCCTGTAGGCGTCATTCTCTCGCAAAAGCACAAATTTCTTGTCCTTACCATAAAGAAACAGCGCGGTAGGCATATTATCTGACATCTCAACCAGGCCAGCCTGATCAAAGAAAGATGCGGCCTCTCGACTTTCACAAAGCAAGCCTTTCTTTTCAATATAAGGAAAAATATCAGTAAAGCTCATTGGAGAACCAAAATAGTAGCCCTGAAGCTTTTCACAACCTATTTTACTTAGAAATTCAATCTGTTCCTCTGTCTCAACACCCTCTGCAAGAGTATGAATTCCAAGTTTCTTTGCCATCTGAATTGTCTGGGCAATAATGATCTGAGAGCGCTGGTTCAGATTGGACAAAAACTCCATATCAATTTTGATTTCATTGAAGTTAAAATCTTTCAAAACATTAAGAGAGGAGTAACCGGAACCAAAGTCATCCATCCAGACTTCAATGCCGATTTCGTGAAATCTCTCAATCATGCCGCGCATCAGAGCATAATCCTTAATAACAGTAGATTCAGTAATTTCAACAACAAAATAGTCTGATGGAAGATTAAACTCCTTGAGAAGACCATCAATACTGTTGACAGGATCGCCTAATATAAAATCATATCTTGAAAAGTTCAGAGAAACAGGAACTACGTTTTTTCCTTCATCAAGCATGGAACGAATAATCTGGGCAGTCCGGCGAGCTACAGCCATATCAAGTTTGAAGGAAAGCCCGTTGTTCTCTAAAACTGAGATAAACTGCCCCGGCTGAAGAAATCCGTATGTAGGATCATCCCATCTGGCAAGAGCTTCAACACTGCAGATTCTTTTGGTAAGAGTTCTGATAACCGGTTGAAAATAAACTCGAATCCACCCTCTCTCAATAGCCTGATCAAGATGAGAAATAATATACTCCTTCAGAAGATAGTCAGAGCTCATCTTTTCATTAAACCAGGTATAACGAGATTCAATGGAGTACTTATTGATATCAGCCGCCATTTTAGCTTTGTCTATGGCGTAAATGATATTCTCATCAATATGAGATAACGCATAGATTCCGGCTCTTACGTTAAGAGTCTTTCCTGAATTAGCTTGAGTAAGCGCAGAGAAAATACTTTGTAATTCATCCTCGATTTTATCGGTTGAACAAATAACCGCGAACTGATCACTGCCAAAACGACAGCAGTTACCTCTACTGAATTTGGAGATCAGAATATTGGAAAAACAGACTAAAAGATTATCGCCCTCATCGAAGCCATAACGAAGATTAAAGGCTTTCATGCCTGCAAGATCGAAAAATACAACTGCAGGGATTTTTCCTGAGGAATTAACTTCATCGACGGAATTAGGGGCTAAAAACTGAAACTCTCTAATACCAGGAAGATTGGTTAAGGGATCATAACCTACTGAGGTAACATGCGAATGTATAAGAAGACTGCCGCCCTCACCAGCAGCTGCAGATAAAACTGGAGGCATAATTGCGTTATTCATCAAGACCTCAATCTTTCTATTATTCTTAATCAATTCCATGTATTCATTATTTTTTTATCTGACTCAGTCTGATTAGACGACTGATATATAGCGAAAACATGAAGTTAATTTTTAGATACACTTTGTTTTATGGTAACTACAAAAAAGGAAAAAAATCTTTTTTTAATGGCAAATATTAGGTGACTATTACAGTTTTTTTTCTAAAAAACAAACGAATATCAAAAATAGTATGAGAAATATAGCCCCATAAAAAAGACAAATAGGTATAGAAAACTTTGACATCTCCCCTATTCATGGCTAAAGCCAGGGGGCGGGCAATCTTTGGTAAAACCGATACTATTGCATGAGGACGGGGCTGCTTTTTACCTACCTATTTAAGCTGAAGTCGGTTGAACTACCAGAGATTTAAACAGGAAAAGTAAAACAATTAAGAAGAAATGACAGACAAAAAAAGCACCCTAAGGTGCCGTGGCGGTGAGAAAGGGATTCAATTTTAATTTTTATCTTTAAGATTCAATCTAATAAAAAATAGTGATCCCATTTTTGATCCCATTTTTTAAAGTTTTTTTGATATTTTTTTATGAGAATGTAAAGGAGCTTTCAAAGATGGTTGTTCATTCTTTAAATTTAGCTGTATCGAAGGGCTTTATAAAATTATCCGCTGCTAAAGATTTTTTATTATTACGTCATGTGCCTGATTCATTTAAATATGATGATAACTGTATTTTATTAACAGTTCATAAGGCTTTCACGTATCAGGGTAAAGAATACAAGAGGGGTGATATTATTCTTCATTTTTTAGATAGTCAGGATATACAGAAAATACAATGAGTAAAAAGAGGAATAAAAGAAAATGGAGCTTAAACAAATCAACTTATCAGAAGTAAATTTTTTTGATATGTTTGATCCAGTCGTGGATCTTTCGACATTTACTAAACAATACTGAATAAAAATAAAGTAAAAGGTAAGAAATAACTTTTCTTGCCTTGTATTTATAGCCTGATAAGCTGATTATCCTTAAGAAGTCATGTGTCTAATACAGTGCCTTTGTTATAGTTTTCCAGATATAAACGACATACGACCTTCAATACATCTGGAACTATCATCAAGGGCGTTAAATGCCCCCGCCACTATTCAGCTATTAAGCTGAATCATCTGTTAAGCCTTTGTTGTTTTAGTTATTCCCAGTAAAGAAGGATTGTAGAGCGCGCTCAAAAGCCTGATAAGGTCATATCTTTTAGATGGTATATTGCTGCTTAGTTGCTTGCATTATAGAAATGAAAAAAAAGCTACTGATAAGCTGATTCGCTTTAAGAAGTAATGTGTCTAATACAGTGCCTTTGTTATAGCTTTTATAAAATCTTATTTTTTGTATTTATATATTCTGAATAATTAAAAATCGTGTCACTTTAGTCACTTTTTTAGTTTTTTATTTAGTTCTTTCAATAAGTTATTATTATAAAAATGGTGACTAACATAAATAAACAATTATCAAACAATCGCATTAACTAATTGATTATTAGATATAAAAACAATGTGACTTTATAAAGTCACCAAAAATAAAACAGTCACCTTTTTTAAGATCTTATTTCACCCGCAAATAATAAATAAATATCTTAATAGCCTTTAAGAAGTCATGTGTCTAATACAGTGCCTTTGTTATAGTTTTCAAGATATAAACGACATACGCCCTTCAATACATCTGGAACTATCATCAAGGGCGTTAAATACCCCGCCACTATTCAGCCATTAAGCAGAATCATCTGTTAAGCCTTTGTTGTTTTAGTTATTCCCAGTAAAGAAGGATTGTAGAGCGCGCTCAAATACCTGATAAGGTCATATCTTTTAGATGTTATATTGCAGCTTAATTGCTTGCATTATAGAAATAAAATAAAGCTCCTGATAAGCTGATTCGCTTTAAGAAGTAATGTGTCTAATACAGTGCTTTTGTTATAGCTTTTCAGATAAAAAAGACATACACATTAAAAATAATTTAAAAAAGTATTCCTTTGTTTTTCTATAAAATCGTGTTGTCTATCCTCTGACAGTTCTAAATCATGAAAATACATTTGTGTTTTAGGTTCTGAATAAGATCTTTTTTCAATCCCTAAAAGCCACTTAATAGCGACAACTGGATCTTTATTAGCCCTAATATAATGACGGCATAACCTACGCGCCTTTGAATAAGACAGATTAAACATTAAACAAAATTCTTTTAATGATCGATACTGAATACCATTAAAGACAAATGATTTCATTTTTTTAACTCTCCTTATAGTTGTTTTCTGTATCAGCCTATTTAATAGGGATAGGGGGTGAAAATCTCTACAAAATAGCCCTATTCTACCGACCCGCCTAAGTTTTTTTTATTATGCGGTCAAATTAGCAAAATAAA includes:
- a CDS encoding EAL domain-containing protein; protein product: MNNAIMPPVLSAAAGEGGSLLIHSHVTSVGYDPLTNLPGIREFQFLAPNSVDEVNSSGKIPAVVFFDLAGMKAFNLRYGFDEGDNLLVCFSNILISKFSRGNCCRFGSDQFAVICSTDKIEDELQSIFSALTQANSGKTLNVRAGIYALSHIDENIIYAIDKAKMAADINKYSIESRYTWFNEKMSSDYLLKEYIISHLDQAIERGWIRVYFQPVIRTLTKRICSVEALARWDDPTYGFLQPGQFISVLENNGLSFKLDMAVARRTAQIIRSMLDEGKNVVPVSLNFSRYDFILGDPVNSIDGLLKEFNLPSDYFVVEITESTVIKDYALMRGMIERFHEIGIEVWMDDFGSGYSSLNVLKDFNFNEIKIDMEFLSNLNQRSQIIIAQTIQMAKKLGIHTLAEGVETEEQIEFLSKIGCEKLQGYYFGSPMSFTDIFPYIEKKGLLCESREAASFFDQAGLVEMSDNMPTALFLYGKDKKFVLLRENDAYRDIITSDKISDSDAIRINMNSSDSVLSRKFRNLARRAIVNGDEEKMIFVDRGRYYLFSFEQVVKNRNYSLLLAHIDAVNYDFAMNQNKLLDNTLRNIISVFDSIYLVNMNTDSRTVLFSDIPTEKSGEVLYGLKQFYSNYSVRHIYPDDLERYRQFTTKDYLLERINKYNRGFYEDSFRIKRTDGNYEWKDFIIVTVPETDNKEMFVCIKASSMGYQEDIVSTVNRYFGFDDNSSSGASVAKDALLWRTMMEQSHVKFFWKDAQRRFVGVSKSFLDYFNIKSFEEIKGKNDEEIGWHTNNAPYRQDELNVLKKGLIIRNSDGECVVNGVLKPISATKFPIYKKGKIVGLMGYFIELSEKENNDSVQNSRFIDPATGFMNSRGILIALFGMENELRDHNRDYTIILCDVTAVTMLRREFGLAFSEKVLKKIAEKIKSVFTPMTSLGRLQSGRFIICYRDSYDRLSKLLQKLKDEISKIRKVDSHKCSLTADLGIAKGSEASNSQKVMELASKRMRSSQGRASLKNISQFDLHADLPLPYALVHPIVEEDRVVDLQYMYVNSKYCEIAGKTMEELMGHTYRENFPTADVQWIQFTKRASLGEIASGRVFSDTVHHWLQFYCSPASKPGCCAVMFTIIDEDKKNYDRLTRGKTTDDCIIRIARILNSETNIKVGITNSFECLGKVIHPDRLSIFDIDGWEVSRTFEWCRRGIESNIFSRRKFDYHAISYWEKILFNESSIVVHDTEVVAEFSPKLYGFLKKLKINNFIASPLYNDGKLSGYLVAENYRADELVDTRRLLETVSYFIADRMALSLSLEKLERLSSHDSLTGAGSRNALFERIAELKKVSSKLGIVFADLNGLKLINDNQGHASGDEAIRGAVNLLFRFCGENNVYRNGGDEFIAIIPNISIGSFESIRDNLLEASKIGNSESLSIGFEWCDDSRKLDESLKSADRKMYAAKSEYYSTHDRRQRE